The sequence TGAATCAAGTAATATTAAAAAAAAAAATGATTTCGACTTTAAAAATCTAAAAAATAAAACACTTCAAAAAAAAATAAATGTTTTTGACACCATTAAAAATCACATAAAAATTATAAATAACGAAGAAAAAATTATTTTGCCATTAAATATTAAAAAAAATAAAAAGATTGTATTTGATTCTAAAAATATCAATAAAATCAATCCCATGATCAGTAAAAGACATTCATGTAAAATTCTTTCTAATAAAAAGGAATTTATAAAATCATATATAGAACCATTTATGTCGAGCGACACAAAAAATTCTATTGAATGGAAAAAATTAATTAGTCATAAAATACTTTTATCAATTTCTAATAAGTACAATCAAGCTAAGATACATTTGAAACCGGAATCGCTAGGGTCTATATATGTATCAATTAGCATGAAAAATAATATTGCCACATTAAAATTTATTTCTGAACATAATGAAGTCAAAACATTTTTAGACAGTTATATGCCTTTTTTGTATAATTCATTAAAGAAAAATGGAATTAAATTAAAAGAATTTAAGATTTCTATTTCTTCAAAAAAAAACCAGTTAAAAAATTATAAAAACTTATTTTATAAAAATATTTATTACACAGATCATATCAAGAAAACATTAAATTGGAATGAAAAAAAAATAGACTATATAAAAGATAAAACAATTGATGTATATGTTTAATAAATAATATAAAATATTTATTCAAAAAATAATGATACTATTCGATATAAAAAATCAAGCGTGTTAGCTTGTCTTTTAATAACTTTTACCTGTGAGGCATGTAAAATGGGGGAAAGTAAGAATCTACATGATGAAATTAAAATATTAGAAAAGATTAATCGTCATTTTTCAGATGAATTTACAAAATTTTTTTCTAATTTCCTTAAAAATAGCGTGGAATTAGTTTCCTGTAGTATAAAAATAGGATCTTGCACTTCTAATAAAGAAATTATAACCAACCTAAGATGTCTTAATTTAATAGAAATATTACCTTATAAAAAAAAATCTTTTATAATTTTTCCCTATAATTTTTTGTCTAATATTATAGATATTTTATTTGGAGGCCAGGGTGATTTTAAAGATCATACTAAAAAAATAAGAGATATTACTTCTACTGAGTCTTTAGTTAATAAAAAAATAATGAAATTTATAACAAATGCTTTTTCTGAAATTTACAAGAAGTATTTTGTAAAAGAAATAAATTTTTTCAATACAAAAACATTTTTTGATTTTAAAAAATATAACTTTGATCTTAACAAATTATTTTTAATTAATTGTTTTAATTTTAAAATTAATAATACAGAAATTTTTTTTAATTTTTTAATTCCCAAATCAATACTAAAATATCAAAATGAGAAAAAATTTTTTTCTACATATGATAGTCATAAAAATACATGTATAGAAAAAAATATTGAGAATAAAGTATCTTTAAATGATATATACAATGTTGAAGTAAATATTATATCTAAAATAATTGGTATTTCTGTTTCGTATGATAAGATTTATAATTTATCAATAGGAGATGTTTTATCAATTAAAAAACCTAATAAAATTACAGGATTTATCCAAGATCAAGCTATATTTCTTGGTAATTATAAGAGGTTTAATGAACAGTCTATTATTTTTATAGAAGAGTTTATTGACTCTAGTTCAGAGTCTAATCAAGATAAGGAATACTCTAATGAGTAAGATACAGAAAAACTCTGATAATGACAAATTAATTGATTCTGAAAAAAAAATACCTACAGATCAAGATGTTGACAAAAATTTATTACCCCAAGAAAATTCAAAAAATAGTACATTAGATAATACTATTGATATAGTAGACAGCAAAAAAACAATACTTAATGTACCTGTTAATATTACTGTAGAATTAGGAACATCAAGAATAAAAATAAAAGATTTTCTTAAATTTTCAAAAGGAAGCATGTTAATTTTAAATGAATCAATTAAAGAACCATTAAATATTTTTATGAATGGTCATTTAATTGCATCTGGAGAAATTGTAGTTTTAGAAGAAAAATACGGAATACGTATTACTAATATAAAAAATTCCTTAAAAACTATAAATATTTCATCTTAAATAAAAATTTTATGAAAAATAATTTGTTTTTTCAATCAATATCAAATTCTCTTCATCCAATATTTAACAGTGAAAAATTTTTACAAATAATGAGTTCATTGTCTGAAATAATATTGCTAATATTAATTTTTAGTTGGATCTTAAAAAAGATTTCTTCTTTTAAAATTAACAAGATAATATCTCGTATGAAAATTATAGAAAGATTGTCTGTTGGATCTCAAGAATCTATTATTCTTGTAGAAGTTAAACAATTAAGATTATTATTAGGTGTGACAAAAAAAAATATTAGTCATTTGCATACGTTTCCGTCTAATTCAAAAGATGAACTAATTAAAGAAACAAATGATACTTTGTTGCAAAAAAATCTTTTTGATCGTTCTTTGAAAAATTTTTCTAAAACATCCTGGAAAAAAACAATGTTTTATAGAATTATTCCATTTGTATTTTTATTGTCACTTTGCCCTTCCGCGCATGCAGATATGCCTGGTTTAACAAGTCATATTTTAGATGATGGCAGTCAAACTTGGTCTGTACCAGTGCAAACATTAGTTTTTTTGACATCTCTGACTTTTCTTCCAGCATTTCTTTTGATGATGACCAGCTTTACAAGGATCGTGATTGTTTTTGGTCTATTACGAAATGCATTGGGAACTCCATATGCACCACCAAATCAAATATTACTTGGTTTAGCTCTTTTTTTAACTTTTTTCATAATGTCTCCTACATTTGAAAAAATCTATAAAGATGCTTATGTACCATTTAGTCAAGAAAAAATGAATATGGAAGACGCTATTTTAAAAGGTTCAATGCCATTAAAGAAATTCATGTTAAATCAAATACGTACACCTGATTTAGAATTGTTTTCAAAATTAGCCCATATTTCTTCTTATAAAAATAAAAATGATATACCAATGCGAATTTTATTGCCTTCATTTATTACAAGTGAATTAAAAACAGCTTTTCAAATTGGATTTACTATTTTTATACCTTTTTTAATTATTGATTTGGTTGTAGCTAGTGTATTAATGGCTCTTGGTATGATGATGGTACCACCTTCAACAATTTCCTTGCCTTTTAAATTAATGTTGTTTGTTCTAGTAGACGGATGGCAACTATTAATTACTTCATTAGCACATAGTTTTAATACATAATATTTTTATAAAATATTTTTTGTTTATTACAAATAATTTTAAATCAACTTTAAAAATGGAGATGTTTATTTATGACATCCGAATATGTAATGGAATTATTTTATAATGCTATGAAAGTTGCCTTGATTATTGCATCACCATTATTATTGGCAGCTTTAATTAGTGGTTTAATTATCAGTATATTACAAGCAGCTACACAAGTGAATGAACAAACTTTATCTTTTATACCTAAAATTATTTCTGTTTTAGGCGTAATATCAATACTTGGACCTTGGATGTTAGGTGTTATGCTGGATTATATGCATAATTTATTTAATAACATAATATTGATTATCAAATAATGTTAACATTTAACAGTTTACAATTGATAACTTTAATTAGTAATTTTTTTTGGCCTATGATAAGAGTTTTATCTTTTTTTTCTGTTGCACCTATTTTTAAGGAAAAACTGATAAATAGGAAGAGCAAAATTCTTTTGTCTGGTATGATTAGTTGGTTAGTATGGCCCTTTTTGCCTGAAGTTCATACAGTATTATTTTCATACTTTGGATTTTTATTGATTTTACAACAAATATTAATTGGTATTGTTTTGGGTTTTACTGCACAATTATTGTTTGCTACAATAAATTTATCCGGTGAAATAATAGGCTTACAAATGGGTCTATCATTTGCAACCTTTTTTAATAATAATAGTCAAATTGGCACCTCTATAATATCTCGTTTTTTGAATATTTTAGCTTTGTTTGTATTTATAACTCTTAATATGCATCTTTATTTAATTTCGATAGTAATTGATAGTTTTTATAGTATGCCTATTGATGGTTATTTTTTAAATGTAAATATTTTTTTTATTTTATTAAAATTTTCTAGTTCTATTTTTTTAAACGGTCTTTTATTAGTTTTACCAATTATGATTATTTTATTATCTATTAGTTTTGTAATGAGCTTATTAAATCGTTTATCTCCTCAGATATCTATTTTTTCCATTGGTTTTCCTTTAAATTTAATATTAGGGATGTTAATGTTATATTTTTTAATACCTGTTATGCTGCCTTTTTTAAAAAAAATTTTAGATGATTTGATATTTTTTATGAATAATAATCTTTTACATATATAGTTTTAATTTTTTCTATATAATTTAAAAATATACTTGTTTCATATGAATGTATATCTTATGAATTTTAATATTTAAAAAATTTCTACAAATAAAGTATAATTTTTTAAAAAAATTATACTTTAATTTTTAGTGTAAAAAAATAGATTATTTTTTTATTTAATTTTTCCTTCATTATATAAGATGTGTTTACGAATTACAGGATCATATTTTTTTAATTTTAATTTATCTGGTGTGTTTCTTTTATTTTTAGTCGTGGTGTAATAGTGTCCAGTTCCTGCAGAAGATATCATTTTTATTTTTTCACGAGATTTTTTAGCCATTGATTCACCTTTATTTTTTCATATTTATTTTTCTTATTACTGTTTCAATTCCTTTTTTATCAATATAACGCATACCATTGGTCGAAACATGTAACTTAATAAATCTTTTTTCATCAGCAATCCAAAATCGATGGTATTGAATGTTTATTAAAAATTTTCTTTTGGTGGCATTTAAAGCGTGAGAACGATTATTGCCAATCATTCTTTTTTTACCTGTGATCTGACATATACGTGACATGAGGTGTTCTCTCAAATTAATATTTGATATTATTTTAAATTAAAAAACATTATAATTTTTACTTTTTATAAAGTAGAGAACAATATTTTAACATATTATAAAAAACTATAATAGTTGTTTAATTTTTCACGTGTTTTATGAAGTGAATATAATATGTTATAAAATTAAAATGAGTTCTAATATAATAGAAATATATTATAAAAACATGCAAAAAAATAGTTTTCAAGTAGAAAAATATCGTCTTTTTTTTATTTTTAATATAAAATATATGATGTTAACTATTAGTTAATTTATTATAAATTAATTTTTATATTTATAATTTAATACTAAATCAGGACAATTTTTATGAGTATATATCGGAGATATATATCTAAATCTGTAATTTTTTTTTCTGTTTTCTTTGTTATATTTTTTTTATTTATAGAAAGCAGTGTTGGTTTTAAATATATTTTTAATTTTACGAATCGTATTTTTATAGGATTGAAAGCAGAAGAAATATCAGGAAATTGGCGTGATTTTACATTAAAAAATATTAAATATGATGTTTTTGGAATCTCCATAACAGCTAATAGTTTACATATAGTATTAGACACTAGATCTTTATTTAAAATGTCAACAATTTTCAAAAAGATTGAGACAAAAAATGTAATACTTTCATTAAAAAAAAATACCGCTTCTAATTTTTCACAAAACAGCCTACCCTCTAAGATTTCAAAAAACATTTTTTTTATAAAATATCCGATTATTTTAAAAAAAATACATGCAGATAAAATTCTTTTTACATCACCTAAAGTACGTGTATCTTTTTTAGATGTTTTAAGTGGCATAAAATTGGTTAGAAATAATATTATTTTTTCACCTACTTATATAAATACTATTCATGTATCGTCTGCAAAATTTAATTTTGAAAAAAAAAATATTTTAAATAAATCAACTATTATTAAAAATTTTAATAAAATTAAAAAAATATATAGTTTTTCGTATTTTTCTTCAAATCAAACAAAAAAAAATTTTCCATTAAATATTTATTTGAAGTCTTTAAAATGCAATAAAACACAATTTATAGATTATGAATATAAGAATCTATTGCAAGTAGAGTTACAAGCTAATATAGAAAATAATATTTTACAAATAAATAAAATGAAAGTAGATTCTTCCTTTTTAAAGATGAATTCTTATGGAAAAGTTATTTTTAATAATGATTATTCTATTTCATGTGTGATGAATAGTAAAACAGTAATACCAAGCTTGTATAATAAAAGTATAAATTTTCAACTTAAAGCCAATTTTAACGTAGATCATCAATTAATATTTAAATTAATCTCTAAAGATTTATATAATATGAAAATTAATGGTTTAGTATTTTTAAATTTTTCAGATTATCCATTTTTTATAAAATTACAGAGTCGTAATTTATCTTGTGTAATTAAAAAAAATTATATATTTAAATTAAAAAGTTTTGATGGTGTTTTAAAAGGATATATTAATAATTATTTTTTTTCTTTAAAAAATATTTTTACTTTACAAGATTTGCCTCCAATTTTCATTGATATTCAAGGGAGAGGTGATTTAAATAATATTTTTTTAAAAAAAATTAATTTTTTTCCGATCAAACAAAAAAAATTTTATAAAAAAGTAATTCATCCAGAAGATTATATAAAATACAATCAATATATATTAAAATTAATAGGACAAATTAACATCACAGGAAAATCTGATAGACATACACATTATGTACATATCCCTAAAATAGATTTATATGCTAATATAATGAAAAAAAAATTATCTATATTAGGCGCTTTATATTATAAAAATTTTAATTTTATAGAAACTCCTGGGATAAATTTACTTTTAGGAAAAA is a genomic window of Buchnera aphidicola str. APS (Acyrthosiphon pisum) containing:
- a CDS encoding flagellar hook-length control protein FliK gives rise to the protein MPLNIKKNKKIVFDSKNINKINPMISKRHSCKILSNKKEFIKSYIEPFMSSDTKNSIEWKKLISHKILLSISNKYNQAKIHLKPESLGSIYVSISMKNNIATLKFISEHNEVKTFLDSYMPFLYNSLKKNGIKLKEFKISISSKKNQLKNYKNLFYKNIYYTDHIKKTLNWNEKKIDYIKDKTIDVYV
- a CDS encoding FliM/FliN family flagellar motor switch protein, with the protein product MGESKNLHDEIKILEKINRHFSDEFTKFFSNFLKNSVELVSCSIKIGSCTSNKEIITNLRCLNLIEILPYKKKSFIIFPYNFLSNIIDILFGGQGDFKDHTKKIRDITSTESLVNKKIMKFITNAFSEIYKKYFVKEINFFNTKTFFDFKKYNFDLNKLFLINCFNFKINNTEIFFNFLIPKSILKYQNEKKFFSTYDSHKNTCIEKNIENKVSLNDIYNVEVNIISKIIGISVSYDKIYNLSIGDVLSIKKPNKITGFIQDQAIFLGNYKRFNEQSIIFIEEFIDSSSESNQDKEYSNE
- the fliN gene encoding flagellar motor switch protein FliN is translated as MSKIQKNSDNDKLIDSEKKIPTDQDVDKNLLPQENSKNSTLDNTIDIVDSKKTILNVPVNITVELGTSRIKIKDFLKFSKGSMLILNESIKEPLNIFMNGHLIASGEIVVLEEKYGIRITNIKNSLKTINISS
- the fliP gene encoding flagellar type III secretion system pore protein FliP (The bacterial flagellar biogenesis protein FliP forms a type III secretion system (T3SS)-type pore required for flagellar assembly.), whose protein sequence is MSSLSEIILLILIFSWILKKISSFKINKIISRMKIIERLSVGSQESIILVEVKQLRLLLGVTKKNISHLHTFPSNSKDELIKETNDTLLQKNLFDRSLKNFSKTSWKKTMFYRIIPFVFLLSLCPSAHADMPGLTSHILDDGSQTWSVPVQTLVFLTSLTFLPAFLLMMTSFTRIVIVFGLLRNALGTPYAPPNQILLGLALFLTFFIMSPTFEKIYKDAYVPFSQEKMNMEDAILKGSMPLKKFMLNQIRTPDLELFSKLAHISSYKNKNDIPMRILLPSFITSELKTAFQIGFTIFIPFLIIDLVVASVLMALGMMMVPPSTISLPFKLMLFVLVDGWQLLITSLAHSFNT
- the fliQ gene encoding flagellar biosynthesis protein FliQ, producing MTSEYVMELFYNAMKVALIIASPLLLAALISGLIISILQAATQVNEQTLSFIPKIISVLGVISILGPWMLGVMLDYMHNLFNNIILIIK
- the fliR gene encoding flagellar biosynthetic protein FliR, translated to MLTFNSLQLITLISNFFWPMIRVLSFFSVAPIFKEKLINRKSKILLSGMISWLVWPFLPEVHTVLFSYFGFLLILQQILIGIVLGFTAQLLFATINLSGEIIGLQMGLSFATFFNNNSQIGTSIISRFLNILALFVFITLNMHLYLISIVIDSFYSMPIDGYFLNVNIFFILLKFSSSIFLNGLLLVLPIMIILLSISFVMSLLNRLSPQISIFSIGFPLNLILGMLMLYFLIPVMLPFLKKILDDLIFFMNNNLLHI
- the rpmG gene encoding 50S ribosomal protein L33; this encodes MAKKSREKIKMISSAGTGHYYTTTKNKRNTPDKLKLKKYDPVIRKHILYNEGKIK
- the rpmB gene encoding 50S ribosomal protein L28 — encoded protein: MSRICQITGKKRMIGNNRSHALNATKRKFLINIQYHRFWIADEKRFIKLHVSTNGMRYIDKKGIETVIRKINMKK
- a CDS encoding translocation/assembly module TamB domain-containing protein, with protein sequence MSIYRRYISKSVIFFSVFFVIFFLFIESSVGFKYIFNFTNRIFIGLKAEEISGNWRDFTLKNIKYDVFGISITANSLHIVLDTRSLFKMSTIFKKIETKNVILSLKKNTASNFSQNSLPSKISKNIFFIKYPIILKKIHADKILFTSPKVRVSFLDVLSGIKLVRNNIIFSPTYINTIHVSSAKFNFEKKNILNKSTIIKNFNKIKKIYSFSYFSSNQTKKNFPLNIYLKSLKCNKTQFIDYEYKNLLQVELQANIENNILQINKMKVDSSFLKMNSYGKVIFNNDYSISCVMNSKTVIPSLYNKSINFQLKANFNVDHQLIFKLISKDLYNMKINGLVFLNFSDYPFFIKLQSRNLSCVIKKNYIFKLKSFDGVLKGYINNYFFSLKNIFTLQDLPPIFIDIQGRGDLNNIFLKKINFFPIKQKKFYKKVIHPEDYIKYNQYILKLIGQINITGKSDRHTHYVHIPKIDLYANIMKKKLSILGALYYKNFNFIETPGINLLLGKNKLYLRGSLGKKYNIYSSIYANNLDYFFPKLQGRMQAKVNFLGNNKFPIISSKILARDLNWNNIYFKNIKVLTGININNTFSGKMLIYANKIHFYKFYINTLHIQTYSNNHKQNFSFLLKSNRLHINLIINGAFNNKTGHWHGFFKKINIRTFWGQVTAKKNNFIHYYDSHNSITNFYQKSIKKRNCFSSFLYNVKMSFFNLFNRSFISFESKLSINAKLKLILGKMISDGAIFLKGNNTKLEKKINKKIFIQNIDFFKISMNLIKNDFKSKWIIKKNKKLSNNKNIFGYLNIIDIYNKKNIKGEFIFYKFPFSFINFFTTNFKEVSGKFQSKIKLFGTLYQPKVLADVHFKNIFIRSNNILKYITLFFPYFLGKVDNIKINQEIMMNKGNILFTLKPFFKNNSADIEWNIAFNSKKISVLIFPKIKVKFSSKLNLHYLFSKYDLIGYIKFSLFYFQINEKNFIF